In Chaetodon trifascialis isolate fChaTrf1 chromosome 6, fChaTrf1.hap1, whole genome shotgun sequence, one DNA window encodes the following:
- the upb1 gene encoding beta-ureidopropionase encodes MSACEFESLEKSLECHLPEAELTEVKRILFGKETKKLDLPACAVDAASERDFELKGYRFEAVQEQLRPPRRIRVGLIQHRIVLPTDAPILDQINAMHSRVGEMVEVAAMCGVNIICFQETWTMPFAFCTREKEPWMEFAESAEEGNTTRFCQELAKKYNMVVISPILEREELHNTVWNTAVVISNSGNVLGKTRKHHIPRVGDFNESTYYMEGNTGHTVFQTQFGKIAVNICYGRHHPLNWFMYSMNGAEIIFNPSATVGALSEPMWPVEARNAAIANHCFTCAINRVGTEHFKSEFTSGDGKKAHHDFGHFYGSSYVAAPDGSRTPGLSRTRDGLLVVEMDLNLNRQISDKWTFKMTGRYAEYAEELMQVVRHDFKPNIVKE; translated from the exons GAAGTTGGACCTCCCTGCGTGTGCCGTGGACGCTGCCTCCGAGCGTGACTTTGAGCTGAAGGGTTACAGGTTTGAAGCTGTGCAGGAACAACTGAGGCCGCCCAGAAGGATCCGCGTGGGGCTGATTCAGCACCGCATTGTTCTGCCCACTGATGCCCCCATCCTGGATCAG ATCAATGCTATGCATAGCCGGGTTGGTGAAATGGTTGAGGTGGCAGCCATGTGCGGTGTGAACATCATCTGCTTTCAAGAGACCTGGA CCATGCCCTTTGCTTTCTGCACCCGTGAGAAAGAACCATGGATGGAGTTTGCAGAGTCTGCTGAAGAAGGAAACACCACACGCTTCTGCCAAGAG CTGGCCAAAAAATACAACATGGTGGTCATTTCTCCCATTCTGGAGCGAGAAGAGCTGCACAACACCGTGTGGAACACGGCCGTGGTGATCTCCAACTCTGGAAATGTGCTGGGAAAGACCAGGAAGCACCATATTCCCCGGGTTGGAGACTTTAATGAG TCTACGTATTACATGGAGGGCAACACTGGCCACACAGTGTTCCAGACACAGTTTGGGAAGATAGCTGTGAATATCTGCTATGGGCGCCATCACCCTCTCAACTGgttcatgtacagtatgaatGGAGCTGAGATCATCTTCAACCCCTCAGCTACTGTTGGAGCTCTCAG TGAGCCCATGTGGCCTGTAGAAGCCAGGAATGCTGCGATAGCAAACCACTGTTTCACTTGTGCTATCAACCGTGTTGGGACG GAACATTTCAAAAGTGAATTCACATCTGGCGATGGAAAAAAAG CTCACCATGACTTTGGACACTTCTATGGATCCAGTTACGTGGCGGCTCCTGATGGCAGCCGTACCCCTGGGCTCTCCAGGACCCGTGATGGACTACTGGTGGTGGAAATGGATCTCAACCTGAACAGACAAATCAGCGACAAATGGACTTTTAAG ATGACTGGGCGGTATGCTGAGTATGCAGAGGAACTCATGCAGGTTGTCAGACATGACTTCAAACCCAACATAGTGAAGGAGTAG
- the gucd1 gene encoding protein GUCD1: protein MTEDAVLLNVPVIRQLYHWDCGLACSRMVLKYLHPVSDEEFQRACWELKLTESVWTIDLAYLMCHLGIKHCFCTQTLGVDKGFRNQSFYKKHFDTEEDRVNELFLKANDKGVVVKKCSVTVQEIQSHLEQGHVAIVLVNAIILTCELCSSPVKYCCFLPVGQKCFCRKPEYQGHFVVVCGFNRTTGCILYNNPAYSDRVCCTSVSNFEEARRSYGTDEDILFIFKES from the exons ATGACAG AGGATGCCGTCTTGCTGAATGTACCTGTCATTCGGCAACTGTACCACTGGGACTGTGGCTTAGCCTGCTCCAGGATGGTCCTCAA GTACCTCCATCCTGTTAGTGATGAGGAGTTTcagagagcatgctgggagctgaAGCTGACCGAGAGTGTGTGGACTATTGATCTGGCCTACCTCATGTGTCATCTAGGAATCAAACACTGCTTTTGCACGCAGACTCTGGGCGTTGATAAGGGCTTTAGGAATCAG TCCTTTTATAAGAAACATTTTGatacagaagaagacagagtgaATGAGCTCTTCCTTAAAGCAAATGACAAAGGTGTGGTGGTGAAGAAATG TTCTGTCACCGTTCAGGAAATCCAGTCTCATCTGGAGCAGGGCCACGTTGCCATAGTGCTGGTCAACGCCATCATCTTGACATGTGAACTGTGCTCCTCGCCTGTCAAATACTGCTGCTTCCTGCCTGTGGGCCAGAAGTGTTTCTGCAGGAAACCAGAGTACCAGGGTCACTTTGTGGTAGTGTGCGGCTTCAACAGGACCACTGGCTGTATTTTATACAACAACCCTGCGTATTCTGACC GGGTGTGCTGCACCAGCGTCAGTAACTTTGAGGAGGCTCGGCGGAGCTATGGGACAGATGAGGACATCCTTTTCATCTTTAAGGAGAGTTGA
- the p2rx4b gene encoding P2X purinoceptor 4b: MSRTAGCCQSCLHYVFDYETPKTLVIPSIGVGCVFRFTQLLVVLYVVGYVCVVQKAYQDTDSVISTVTTKVKGFAFTNTSDMDPRFWDVADYVIPPQGDHSFFVLTNMVVTPRQIQSRCPELPSPSTTCVDDCDCIEGYSDPRGNGVLTGLCENYSTTVRTCEVLSWCPLEIDTKLHEHALLAAAENFTVLIKNSVTYPKFNFHRRNILPHINSSYLKRCEFNRTTDPYCPIFRLKHIVSEAGEEFQDMAVKGGILGIIIDWSCDLDWWAGKCYPKYSFRRLDNKNPVNNVAPGFNFRFAKYYKTPDGEETRTLIKAYGIRFDVIVFGTAGKFGMVPTIVNLGAALSFLSLVPVVSDWFMLTCMRKRDLYSRHKVTYLNEDADTESVSMGITYGTQ; encoded by the exons ATGAGCAGGACTGCAGGCTGCTGCCAGAGCTGTCTGCATTATGTGTTTGATTatgaaacaccaaaaacactgGTTATTCCAAGCATAGGGGTAGGATGTGTGTTCAGGTTCACCCAGCTTCTGGTGGTGCTGTATGTGGTGGG gtatgtgtgtgtggtgcagaaGGCCTACCAGGACACTGACTCTGTCATCAGCACGGTCACCACCAAAGTGAAAGGTTTTGCTTTCACCAACACATCTGACATGGACCCCCGATTTTGGGACGTGGCTGATTATGTTATCCCACCTCAG GGTGATCATTCATTCTTTGTGTTAACGAATATGGTTGTTACACCTCGTCAAATTCAGTCCCGTTGCCCTGAG cttccgAGCCCATCAACTACCTGTGTGGACGATTGTGACTGTATCGAGGGATACAGCGATCCTCGAGGAAATG GCGTACTGACGGGGCTGTGTGAGAACTATTCCACAACTGTTCGGACCTGTGAGGTGTTGTCATGGTGCCCTCTTGAAATAGACACTAAGCTGCACGA ACATgcactgctggctgcagcagagaactTCACTGTGTTGATCAAAAACAGCGTAACATACCCAAAGTTCAACTTTCACAG AAGGAATATACTGCCACATATTAACTCCTCATACCTGAAGAGGTGTGAATTCAATCGTACGACAGACCCGTACTGCCCCATATTCCGCCTCAAACACATCGTTTCAGAGGCTGGAGAGGAATTTCAAGACATGGCTGTGAAG GGTGGTATCCTTGGTATTATAATTGACTGGAGCTGTGACCTGGACTGGTGGGCAGGGAAGTGTTATCCTAAATACAGCTTCCGCAGGCTGGACAATAAAAATCCTGTCAATAATGTGGCCCCTGGATTCAACTTCAG GTTTGCAAAATACTACAAGACCCCAGATGGAGAAGAAACTAGAACCTTAATCAAAGCGTACGGGATCCGGTTTGACGTCATTGTATTTGGAACT GCAGGAAAATTTGGAATGGTACCAACCATAGTGAACTTGGGTGCAGCCTTGTCATTCCTCAGTTTG GTTCCCGTAGTTTCTGACTGGTTTATGTTGACATGCATGAGAAAACGAGATCTTTACAGTCGACACAAAGTCACATATCTGAATGAGGATGCTGACACAGAATCA GTGTCAATGGGCATAACCTATGGAACCCAATAG
- the zbtb26 gene encoding zinc finger and BTB domain-containing protein 26: MAQNQVILQFRFTTFGFSMLQKMNLLRHQKRFCDVTIRINQLEVPGHKVVFAAGSSFLRDQFILQQDSREVQISMMQEAEVGRQLLLSCYTGQLEFPELELVHYLTVASFLQMGHIVEQCTQALSKFIKPAHQLEVDVDMRREKREEDLSSEAQREQGCSQVQTVHQEDDEVEQIEDDNNDDDDDDDDDDDVIMQPKSPPQRGGDLGKSPRQGVVNSDITIVKVESVSDVTENSISRYFPTSPPAALHSPEPQHSLINSTVDSRGSEMAVPSGVAGYPLGAPLQSPPAEKHTVHQRNYDKPLQWYHQCPKCARVFRQLENYANHLKMHKLFMCLLCGKTFTQKGNLHRHMRVHAGIKPFQCKICGKTFTQKCSLLDHLNLHSGDKPHRCNYCDMVFAHKPVLRKHLKQIHGKNSFDNANEGSLQDGGLDFDFGQI, encoded by the coding sequence ATGGCCCAGAACCAGGTGATCCTGCAGTTCCGCTTCACCACATTTGGGTTCTCCATGCTGCAGAAGATGAACCTCCTACGACACCAGAAACGCTTCTGCGACGTCACCATACGCATCAACCAACTGGAGGTCCCCGGTCACAAAGTAGTGTTCGCCGCCGGCTCCTCTTTCTTGAGGGACCAGTTCATCCTTCAGCAGGACTCCAGGGAGGTCCAGATCTCCATGAtgcaggaggcagaggtggGCCGGCAGCTGCTCTTGTCCTGCTACACAGGTCAGCTGGAGTTTccagagctggagctggtgcATTACCTCACAGTGGCCAGCTTCCTCCAAATGGGCCACATTGTGGAGCAGTGCACTCAAGCCCTCAGCAAGTTCATCAAACCTGCACACCAGCTGGAGGTGGATGTGGATatgaggagggagaagagggaggaggatttatcctctgaggCCCAGAGAGAGCAGGGGTGCTCCCAGGTCCAGACTGTCCATCAGGAGGATGACGAGGTGGAGCAGATCGAGGACGACAAcaatgatgacgatgatgatgacgacgacgacgatgatgtGATCATGCAGCCTAAATCTCCTCCACAGAGGGGAGGGGATTTAGGCAAATCTCCAAGGCAGGGTGTGGTGAACAGTGACATCACTATAGTAAAAGTGGAGTCTGTGTCTGACGTGACAGAAAACTCCATCTCTCGTTACTTCCCCACAAGCCCACCTGCTGCCCTCCACTCTCCCGAGCCCCAGCACTCCCTCATCAACTCCACTGTGGACAGTCGTGGCAGTGAGATGGCGGTCCCATCTGGCGTGGCCGGGTACCCGCTCGGTGCTCCTCTTCAGTCCcctcctgcagagaaacacactgtgcaCCAGAGGAACTATGACAAGCCTCTCCAGTGGTACCACCAGTGCCCCAAGTGTGCTCGGGTCTTCCGGCAGCTGGAGAACTACGCCAACCACCTCAAGATGCACAAGCTGTTCATGTGCCTCCTCTGTGGTAAGaccttcacacagaagggcaaCCTGCACCGACACATGCGCGTCCACGCCGGCATCAAGCCATTCCAGTGTAAAATCTGCGGTAAGACCTTCACCCAAAAGTGTTCTTTGCTGGACCACCTAAACCTGCACAGTGGGGACAAGCCACACCGCTGCAACTACTGTGACATGGTTTTCGCTCATAAGCCAGTTCTCCGCAAGCACCTCAAACAGATCCAcggaaaaaacagctttgacaACGCAAACGAAGGCAGCCTGCAGGACGGGGGGCTGGACTTTGATTTTGGCCAAATATGA